A single genomic interval of Aureliella helgolandensis harbors:
- a CDS encoding acyltransferase family protein, translating into MNSDASKSPTVLTPEPATAPTRLASLDAYRGAIMLLMASGGLGLAEIAKEFPDSSVWQILGHQSGHVQWAGCALWDLIQPAFMFMVGISLPWSLASRSARGQSFQLMLAHALWRSLLLVLLAVFLSSAWSEQTNWVFTNVLAQIGLGYPLLFLLAFTKSRTTWIAAFSILALYWMAFALHPLPPADFDWQAVGVPPDWSWLTGFAAHWEKNANFASNFDLWFLNLFPRDEPFTFNRGGYATLNFIPSLATMTFGLLAGRLLRSDLPMSGKLMRLVLAGLLGIALGMALDLTGICPIVKRIWTPAWTLYSTGFVAIMLAVMVALVDGLSLKRLAFPLMIVGLNPITLYCLFQLSTSFIRKQLQIHLGQDVFSIFGDLWIPMMQRACVLLILWLIILWMYRRKVFLRL; encoded by the coding sequence GTGAATTCAGACGCCTCCAAGTCGCCGACGGTTCTAACGCCCGAACCCGCAACGGCGCCGACCCGCCTGGCGTCGCTCGATGCCTACCGCGGCGCGATCATGCTACTGATGGCCAGTGGCGGTCTGGGGCTGGCCGAGATTGCCAAGGAGTTTCCCGATAGCTCCGTTTGGCAGATTCTTGGACACCAAAGCGGTCACGTGCAATGGGCGGGCTGTGCCCTGTGGGACCTCATTCAGCCAGCCTTTATGTTTATGGTGGGCATCTCCCTACCATGGTCACTGGCTAGTCGAAGTGCCCGTGGCCAGAGCTTTCAGCTCATGTTGGCGCATGCCCTGTGGCGGTCGCTACTACTAGTCCTGCTGGCCGTGTTTCTCTCTTCCGCCTGGAGCGAACAAACCAATTGGGTTTTCACCAATGTCTTGGCGCAGATCGGACTGGGGTATCCGCTGCTGTTCCTGCTGGCATTCACCAAATCTCGTACCACCTGGATTGCCGCTTTTTCGATTTTGGCGCTCTACTGGATGGCGTTTGCCCTCCATCCGCTACCGCCGGCTGACTTTGATTGGCAGGCAGTGGGCGTTCCCCCGGACTGGTCTTGGCTCACCGGCTTCGCCGCTCACTGGGAAAAGAATGCCAACTTCGCTTCCAACTTCGATCTGTGGTTCCTTAACCTCTTTCCACGCGACGAACCATTCACCTTTAACCGAGGCGGCTACGCGACGTTAAATTTTATCCCCTCACTAGCCACGATGACCTTTGGCCTGCTCGCGGGGCGGCTGCTACGTAGCGACCTGCCCATGTCCGGCAAACTAATGCGGCTGGTGCTTGCCGGCTTGCTCGGCATTGCCTTGGGGATGGCGCTCGACCTTACCGGCATCTGTCCGATTGTCAAACGCATCTGGACGCCCGCGTGGACGCTCTACAGCACAGGGTTCGTGGCGATCATGCTGGCCGTGATGGTCGCCCTTGTCGATGGATTGTCACTCAAACGCCTCGCCTTCCCGCTGATGATCGTTGGCCTCAACCCTATCACGCTTTACTGTTTGTTTCAGCTGAGTACTTCTTTTATTCGAAAACAGCTTCAGATTCACCTGGGCCAGGATGTTTTCTCAATCTTCGGCGACCTGTGGATTCCCATGATGCAACGAGCCTGCGTCCTGCTGATCCTCTGGTTGATCATCTTGTGGATGTATCGCCGCAAAGTCTTTCTGCGTCTGTGA
- the larA gene encoding nickel-dependent lactate racemase yields MQIDLLYGTGKQSLTLPDNANITVIRKPLMPQIEDPRAAVQAALTSPVGAASLATLAQTARSVCIAVCDITRPVPNHLFLRPIIETLFEAGIPAEAITILVATGLHRPNVGSELQQLIGDPWVLDNVRVVNHDARNDADHVFLGATSTRGTTVRLDRRFVEADLRIATGLVEPHFMAGYSGGRKVIAPGLAHAETITTFHSGRFMADPLADSCNLAGNPLHEEQLEIVKMLGGALAINTVIDEQRKLSFVNFGEIVESHQAAVDYVRQYCEIPVSRRFSTVVTSAAGDPLDKTYYQTVKGMVCAMDILEPGGDLIIVSSCSEGMGSDEFVAAQRKLVELGPDRFVSSILPKPHAAIDEWQTQMQTKPMKVGNVTLVTSGLRESDHQLTGVRVTHSLQDIVEESLGRSPDGAVAVIPEGPYTVPFFRETT; encoded by the coding sequence ATGCAAATCGACCTACTCTATGGCACCGGCAAGCAATCGCTAACGCTTCCGGACAATGCCAATATCACGGTCATCCGCAAGCCCCTGATGCCGCAGATCGAAGATCCACGGGCGGCGGTGCAAGCGGCGCTCACATCACCGGTCGGTGCAGCGTCACTTGCTACGCTGGCGCAAACGGCTCGCTCGGTCTGCATCGCTGTGTGCGACATCACTCGCCCTGTCCCCAATCATCTATTTCTCCGACCGATCATTGAGACATTGTTCGAAGCCGGCATCCCTGCTGAAGCGATTACCATTCTCGTTGCAACTGGGCTGCACCGGCCGAATGTCGGCTCGGAACTACAGCAGCTGATCGGGGATCCGTGGGTGCTGGACAACGTACGCGTCGTCAATCACGACGCGCGCAACGACGCGGACCATGTATTTCTTGGAGCCACCTCGACCCGTGGAACCACCGTCCGACTGGATCGCCGTTTTGTGGAGGCCGATCTGCGCATTGCGACCGGACTGGTGGAGCCTCACTTCATGGCGGGCTATTCAGGAGGCCGCAAAGTGATCGCTCCCGGGCTGGCCCACGCCGAGACGATTACAACGTTTCACAGCGGACGCTTCATGGCCGATCCCTTGGCCGACAGTTGCAACCTAGCCGGCAACCCGCTCCACGAAGAGCAACTCGAAATTGTGAAGATGCTCGGAGGAGCACTCGCAATCAACACCGTCATTGACGAGCAGCGCAAGCTGTCATTCGTCAACTTTGGAGAGATCGTCGAAAGCCACCAGGCAGCCGTGGACTATGTTCGCCAATATTGCGAAATCCCTGTTTCGCGGCGGTTCTCAACGGTCGTCACGAGTGCCGCAGGAGATCCACTGGACAAGACCTACTATCAGACGGTCAAGGGCATGGTTTGCGCGATGGACATCCTGGAACCAGGAGGTGACCTGATCATCGTTTCGTCCTGCTCCGAAGGCATGGGATCGGACGAGTTTGTCGCCGCTCAACGAAAACTCGTCGAACTCGGGCCCGACCGCTTTGTCAGCAGCATTCTGCCTAAGCCTCACGCGGCCATCGATGAATGGCAGACGCAGATGCAGACCAAACCGATGAAAGTTGGCAACGTCACTTTGGTTACCAGCGGACTTCGGGAATCGGACCATCAACTCACGGGTGTCCGTGTGACTCATTCGCTTCAAGACATCGTGGAGGAGAGTCTTGGCCGCAGTCCAGACGGCGCCGTGGCCGTCATCCCCGAAGGTCCCTACACAGTGCCCTTCTTTCGTGAGACGACTTAG
- a CDS encoding L-lactate permease, with protein sequence MSPTLLAILALTPILTVGVFLVGFRWPASRAMPLCYITVCVLALAIWDLPGVQVAAASTKGFVIACSLLFIVFGAVLLLNTLEQCGAMAQIRRNFLSISPDRRIQAIIIAWLFGSFIEGAAGFGTPAALAVPLMVGLRFPPLAAVFAGMVIQSTPVSFGAAGTPILIGINTGLSGAGGDVVREYATQLGFAQGAEGWSDFLHFIGIRVALIHAVLGTLIPLLMVTLMTKFFGPSRSFRDGLAVAPFALFAAFSMTIPYLLTAIFLGPEFPSILGGLIGLAIVVFASSRGFLMPSAEKIWDFAPEDQWDASWTGTVIPHSDAQSDRPIGTFSAWMPYLMVAAILVATRVIPALKAFTVNTLSFTVPFAFDAGNPESGFFGTSLYQTVQPLYLPGMVFLLVSLIAFAYFKTFNGFTSGGYAKAWVSSARTMYRASPALLFAVAMVQVFINSGGGSHGYPDMPIALAEGAARLMGSAWPALAPMIGGLGAAVAGSNTVSNMMFSLFQFDVGVRIGMDPVWIVALQAIGGAAGNTICVHNVVAASAVVGLTGQEGAVIRKTCVVFFYYALTPGIVFWLFSDLLL encoded by the coding sequence ATGTCCCCTACATTGCTTGCCATCTTGGCGCTGACGCCGATCTTGACCGTAGGCGTTTTCTTAGTCGGGTTTCGATGGCCGGCAAGCCGCGCCATGCCGCTATGCTACATCACCGTCTGTGTGCTGGCCTTGGCGATTTGGGACTTGCCTGGGGTGCAGGTTGCGGCAGCCAGTACCAAAGGTTTTGTGATCGCTTGCTCGTTGCTCTTTATTGTGTTCGGCGCCGTACTGCTGTTGAACACTCTCGAACAATGCGGAGCGATGGCACAGATCCGGCGAAATTTCTTGTCGATATCGCCTGATCGGCGGATCCAAGCGATCATCATTGCCTGGCTCTTCGGCTCATTTATTGAAGGTGCAGCGGGTTTTGGAACGCCGGCTGCGCTCGCTGTGCCCTTAATGGTAGGTCTGCGTTTCCCTCCTCTCGCAGCCGTGTTTGCGGGTATGGTGATTCAAAGTACTCCCGTTTCCTTCGGCGCAGCCGGGACGCCGATATTGATCGGGATTAACACCGGACTCTCGGGTGCTGGCGGCGACGTGGTCCGCGAGTATGCAACCCAACTCGGGTTCGCTCAGGGTGCCGAGGGTTGGAGCGACTTTCTGCACTTCATAGGGATCCGTGTGGCATTGATTCACGCAGTGCTCGGCACACTCATTCCGCTGCTGATGGTCACCTTAATGACTAAGTTTTTCGGGCCAAGTAGATCATTTCGCGACGGGCTTGCGGTGGCGCCATTTGCACTATTCGCAGCGTTTTCGATGACAATTCCATACCTGCTTACTGCCATTTTTCTGGGCCCCGAATTTCCGTCCATACTCGGCGGGCTCATCGGGCTCGCGATCGTCGTCTTCGCGTCGTCGCGTGGATTTCTCATGCCCTCTGCCGAGAAGATTTGGGACTTTGCACCGGAAGACCAGTGGGATGCGTCGTGGACGGGAACGGTCATACCGCATTCCGACGCGCAATCGGATCGGCCCATAGGGACGTTCTCCGCATGGATGCCCTATCTAATGGTGGCGGCGATTCTGGTCGCAACTCGAGTGATTCCCGCGCTCAAGGCATTTACCGTAAACACACTGAGTTTCACGGTCCCGTTCGCGTTCGACGCAGGCAATCCCGAGAGTGGATTCTTTGGGACCTCTCTTTATCAAACGGTGCAGCCGCTCTACTTGCCGGGCATGGTGTTCCTACTCGTTTCACTGATCGCCTTTGCCTACTTCAAGACGTTCAACGGCTTCACCAGCGGCGGCTACGCCAAGGCGTGGGTGAGCTCGGCGCGAACGATGTACCGTGCCAGCCCGGCGCTCCTGTTTGCGGTAGCGATGGTACAGGTTTTCATCAATAGTGGTGGTGGCTCCCACGGATACCCCGACATGCCGATCGCCCTTGCGGAAGGCGCTGCGAGGCTGATGGGCTCCGCATGGCCCGCGCTTGCACCAATGATCGGTGGCCTCGGCGCTGCAGTCGCGGGAAGCAACACGGTAAGTAATATGATGTTCTCACTATTCCAGTTCGACGTCGGCGTCCGCATTGGAATGGACCCCGTCTGGATCGTCGCACTGCAGGCAATCGGCGGCGCCGCAGGGAACACGATCTGCGTACACAACGTGGTCGCCGCTTCGGCGGTTGTAGGACTCACAGGTCAAGAAGGGGCTGTCATCCGTAAGACATGTGTGGTCTTCTTCTACTACGCACTGACGCCGGGGATTGTCTTTTGGCTGTTCTCCGATCTACTCTTGTAA
- a CDS encoding sulfatase family protein: MASIAPFVQAAERPPNFVVIFADDQGYQDVGSYGSPDIRTPRLDAMASEGLKFTDFYAQPICGPSRAAIMTGCYPMRVAERGNIKKIHPVLHRDEITIAELLKGKGYATACFGKWDLAGHSQTGFQRDLFPHQQGFDYFYGTPTSNDKIVNLYRNDQLIERETELATLTQRYTDEAIDFINQNRDQPFFVYLPHSMPHTRLAASKEFRGQSQRGLYGDVIEELDYSVGRILDAINKAGLKQNTYVLFTSDNGPWLIKNKGHADGHLPSDHGGSAGPLRSGKVSTFEGGVRVPTILWGPERVPAGTTCDKLASTLDILPTLAAFAGAELPRDRVIDGEDICHLFHGEFDKADQDKAFFYYLRVHLQAVRQGKWKLHLPRDREPVGAAPFSRNVHIAPADRIGFDQPFLVDLENDIGETTSVADQHPDVVARLLNLAEGMREDLGDYDRVGTNMRFFDPIAKRPQTPPLPGK, encoded by the coding sequence ATGGCATCGATCGCACCCTTCGTTCAAGCCGCCGAACGTCCGCCCAATTTTGTCGTCATCTTCGCTGACGATCAAGGTTACCAGGATGTCGGCAGTTACGGATCGCCCGACATTCGTACGCCGCGTCTCGATGCGATGGCGAGCGAAGGTTTGAAGTTCACGGACTTCTATGCACAACCGATCTGCGGTCCTTCTCGAGCAGCGATCATGACAGGTTGCTATCCCATGCGGGTAGCCGAGCGAGGCAACATCAAAAAGATCCACCCAGTCCTACATCGCGATGAAATCACGATCGCCGAATTGCTCAAAGGGAAAGGGTATGCTACCGCATGTTTTGGCAAGTGGGATCTGGCGGGTCACTCACAGACGGGTTTCCAGAGAGATCTCTTTCCGCATCAGCAAGGATTCGACTACTTCTACGGAACGCCTACTAGCAACGACAAAATCGTGAATCTGTATCGGAACGATCAGTTGATCGAGCGGGAAACGGAGCTGGCAACGCTCACGCAGCGCTATACCGACGAAGCGATCGATTTTATCAACCAGAATCGCGATCAGCCGTTCTTCGTTTATCTACCGCATTCGATGCCACACACTCGGCTTGCTGCTTCCAAGGAGTTTCGAGGCCAAAGCCAACGTGGGCTCTACGGAGATGTGATCGAAGAGCTGGATTATAGCGTCGGTCGAATTCTCGACGCGATTAACAAGGCAGGGTTGAAACAGAATACCTACGTCTTATTCACCAGCGACAACGGGCCGTGGCTGATCAAGAACAAGGGGCATGCCGATGGTCATCTTCCAAGCGACCACGGTGGTTCGGCGGGGCCGCTACGCAGCGGAAAGGTATCGACGTTTGAGGGTGGCGTGCGTGTACCGACAATCCTGTGGGGCCCTGAGCGAGTACCCGCGGGGACAACTTGTGACAAGCTGGCCAGCACGTTGGACATCCTACCAACTTTGGCCGCGTTCGCCGGAGCTGAGTTGCCCAGAGATCGCGTGATCGACGGCGAAGACATTTGTCACTTATTTCATGGTGAGTTCGACAAGGCTGATCAAGACAAAGCGTTCTTCTATTACCTGCGTGTTCACCTTCAAGCGGTCAGACAAGGGAAGTGGAAGCTTCACTTGCCACGTGATCGAGAGCCGGTCGGAGCTGCTCCGTTCAGCAGGAACGTACATATCGCGCCCGCCGATCGTATCGGCTTCGATCAGCCATTCCTAGTCGATTTAGAGAACGATATCGGAGAAACGACAAGCGTCGCCGACCAGCATCCCGATGTCGTCGCACGGCTGCTCAATTTGGCCGAGGGAATGCGTGAAGACCTGGGTGACTACGATCGTGTCGGCACCAACATGCGTTTCTTTGACCCAATTGCCAAGCGTCCGCAAACGCCTCCTCTTCCTGGTAAGTAG
- a CDS encoding sulfatase family protein: MSPQKLLQLAGVLAALLAPSNGSRAETLRDSRPNIVVVVADDMGWGDCATYGHEIIQSPNLDKLAAEGVKFTQGYSACGVCSPSRSAILTGRTPYRNGVYRHLSGIHEAHLRASEITYPQLLKTIGYQTCHVGKWHLLSRQQFGNPEYPQPGQQGGYDYWMATQNNAEPSHKNPNNFIRNGEAVGETVGYSAPLVADEAIHWLADVRDASKPFVLSAWFHEPHKPIATDRKFSALYPGQSERDSTYFGNITQLDFALGKIIETLEAQGVADNTLLIFTSDNGPVPSSGGSTGGLRGNKRNDYEGGIRVPFLARWPGHIQAGTVSDTPVIGTDIFSTVLDIVGIPLPKDRAIDGASMLPVFAGNTIERKIPMFWRTHVSPPGDRVAMRIGNWKMVANDTLSAFQLFDAQKDWQEKDNLAAKMPAKTAEMKAILLQTWNDIVEEGPNEWWEAETQKPARGGTLSY, from the coding sequence ATGAGTCCACAAAAGCTATTGCAACTTGCCGGGGTCTTGGCGGCCCTGCTGGCTCCAAGCAACGGAAGTCGCGCTGAAACACTTCGCGACTCGCGCCCCAACATCGTTGTGGTGGTCGCCGATGACATGGGGTGGGGCGACTGTGCTACTTATGGTCATGAGATCATCCAATCGCCGAACTTGGACAAACTGGCTGCCGAAGGTGTGAAATTTACGCAGGGCTATTCGGCTTGCGGAGTTTGCTCGCCATCGCGTTCGGCGATCCTCACCGGTCGCACGCCGTATCGCAATGGTGTCTACCGTCACCTTTCTGGGATTCACGAAGCACATCTGCGAGCCAGTGAAATCACTTACCCCCAATTGCTGAAGACGATTGGCTATCAAACCTGTCACGTTGGCAAATGGCATCTTCTTTCCCGTCAGCAATTCGGCAACCCCGAGTATCCTCAACCGGGGCAGCAAGGGGGCTATGACTACTGGATGGCGACGCAAAACAATGCTGAGCCGAGTCATAAGAATCCAAACAACTTCATCCGAAATGGTGAAGCGGTTGGCGAGACCGTGGGCTACTCCGCCCCACTGGTCGCCGACGAGGCAATTCACTGGCTGGCCGACGTGCGCGATGCGTCTAAGCCATTTGTGCTCTCGGCCTGGTTTCACGAGCCCCATAAGCCAATCGCGACAGACAGAAAATTCTCCGCTCTCTACCCGGGACAAAGTGAAAGGGACAGCACTTATTTCGGCAACATCACTCAACTGGATTTTGCCCTAGGAAAGATCATAGAAACGCTCGAAGCTCAAGGTGTGGCAGACAACACTCTGCTTATTTTCACGTCGGACAATGGTCCCGTTCCGAGCAGCGGTGGAAGCACTGGCGGCTTGCGAGGTAACAAACGCAACGACTACGAAGGCGGCATCCGTGTTCCCTTCCTCGCTCGCTGGCCGGGACACATCCAAGCGGGAACCGTGAGCGATACACCGGTGATTGGGACGGATATTTTTTCGACAGTGCTGGACATAGTCGGCATTCCCTTGCCGAAAGATCGCGCGATCGATGGAGCGAGTATGCTTCCGGTGTTCGCCGGAAATACGATTGAACGTAAGATTCCAATGTTCTGGCGCACCCATGTTTCTCCTCCCGGAGACCGCGTCGCGATGCGGATCGGCAATTGGAAAATGGTCGCCAACGATACGTTGTCCGCATTCCAACTGTTCGATGCGCAGAAGGATTGGCAAGAAAAAGACAACCTGGCAGCGAAGATGCCTGCCAAAACTGCGGAAATGAAAGCGATCTTGCTGCAAACGTGGAATGACATCGTCGAAGAAGGTCCCAACGAATGGTGGGAAGCTGAAACGCAGAAGCCCGCAAGAGGCGGAACGCTTTCGTACTGA